From a region of the Gossypium raimondii isolate GPD5lz chromosome 10, ASM2569854v1, whole genome shotgun sequence genome:
- the LOC105778632 gene encoding uncharacterized protein LOC105778632 has translation MASSTSRITFRIVIALLLLLALFYVGRPLYWKISATIHDIRHNKQTVQQGISQIMLEAQKSVGWFTDESDSGVHEKTSKQAASRRLLFRVL, from the exons ATGGCTTCCTCAACATCCAGGATCACCTTCCGCATAGTAATAGCGCTGCTCCTCCTCTTGGCCCTCTTCTACGTCGGCCGTCCTCTTTATTGGAAAATCTCTGCCACCATCCACGACATCCGCCACAACAAGCAAACTGTTCAACAAG gTATATCACAGATTATGCTAGAGGCCCAGAAATCTGTGGGGTGGTTTACTGATGAATCCGATTCTGGAGTCCATGAAAAAACCAGCAAGCAGGCGGCTTCAAGGAGATtactttttagggttttatga